One Xiphophorus couchianus chromosome 1, X_couchianus-1.0, whole genome shotgun sequence genomic region harbors:
- the csde1 gene encoding cold shock domain-containing protein E1 isoform X2, giving the protein MGSPWKGFVEFTLPASPPTTFVSADLSSTSPVGLSLSPYGRSRVAALSPVSEMERGSSEPPVTRSSGSAPDTATAPMPIPRSSSVSCHPHPGSKKYKRTPLYQRSMSFDPGMLHNNGHTAYANGSGPGIRETGVVEKLLTSYGFIQCSERQARLFFHCSQYNGNLQELKIGDDVEFEVSSDRRTGKPIAVKLLKIKPEVLPEERISGQVGPDLHVYPFTVLHGYIHPVVSSVPLNLDGKAAPGQVPTGSVCYERNGEVFYLTYTPDDVEGNVPLETGDKVSFYMETNKHTGAVSARNIQLVKKKQARCQGVVCATKEAFGFIERADVVKEIFFHYSEFKGDLEALQAGDDVEFTIKDRNGKEVATDVRLLPQGTVIFEDISIEQFEGTVVKVIPKVPTKNQSDPLPGRISTRIGFSEKELPFGEKDTKSKVTLLEGDHIQFNISTDRRDKLERATNIEILPDTFNLTKETREMGVIAAIRDGFGFIKCVDRDARMFFHFSEVLEESQLHISDEVEFTVVPVGSVKLFTKDMLSAQRNHAVRIKKLPKGTVSFHTQSEQRFVGVVEKEVVSASNKNASPTKGKEKEAEEGVIAYEDCGVKLTVPYHVKDLEGGSFPQAGDKVEFCINEVKRTGHQSAVSIRVLNRNASNSRRLHGFVAALKDNFGFIETANHDQEVFFHYSEMCGDVDNLELGDTVEYTLSKGKGNKVSAEKVTKVAAVNGTGDDVGVSVLAGKIIRPIRSVDPSQTEYQGLIEVTEEGEDKGQNYPFGIMGMTNKADCLQKGEHVKFQVCTVTQTGQKMACNVVPQRRAPVECVKDQFGFITYEVGESKKLFFHVKEVQDGVELQIGDEVEFSVVFNQRTAKCSACNVRRVCEGPKPVATPRPDRLVNRLKSITLDDASAPRLVILRQPRGPDNSKGFSVERKTRQPGVID; this is encoded by the exons CGAGTTGCGGCTCTGTCCCCCGTGTCAGAAATGGAAAGGGGCTCCTCTGAACCCCCTGTTACCCGCAGCAGTGGCTCGGCACCCGATACCGCCACTGCTCCCATGCCCATACCCCgttcctcctctgtctcttgCCACCCTCACCCTGGAAGTAAAAAGTACAAGCGGACTCCTTTGTATCAGAGATCA ATGAGTTTTGACCCAGGCATGCTTCATAACAATGGACACACTGCATATGCCAACGGCTCAGGGCCTGGCATCAGAGAAACCGGTGTGGTGGAGAAGCTGTTGACTTCCTATGGATTCATCCAGTGCTCAGAGCGCCAGGCTCGTCTTTTCTTCCATTGCTCCCAGTACAACGGGAACCTGCAGGAGCTTAAAATAGGAG ATGATGTAGAGTTTGAGGTGTCCTCTGACAGGCGCACTGGCAAGCCCATAGCAGTGAAGCTGCTTAAGATAAAGCCAGAAGTGCTGCCAGAGGAGCGCATCTCGGGCCAGGTGGGGCCAGACCTGCACGTCTATCCCTTTACTGTGCTGCATGGTTATATTCATCCA GTCGTCTCATCTGTCCCACTGAACTTGGATGGCAAGGCCGCTCCGGGTCAGGTTCCCACTGGGAGTGTATGTTATGAAAGAAATGGA GAGGTTTTTTATCTAACCTATACTCCTGATGATGTGGAGGGGAATGTCCCTTTGGAGACAGGCGACAAAGTCAGCTTTTACATGGAGACAAACAAGCA tacTGGTGCAGTGAGCGCTCGCAATATTCAGCTTGTGAAGAAAAAGCAGGCGAGGTGCCAGGGTGTGGTATGTGCTACAAAG GAGGCCTTTGGGTTCATTGAGAGGGCAGATGTGGTGAAGGAGATCTTTTTTCACTACAGCGAGTTTAAGGGTGACCTGGAGGCTCTTCAGGCTGGAGATGATGTGGAGTTCACCATCAAAGACAGAAAC GGCAAGGAAGTGGCTACGGACGTGCGCCTGCTCCCTCAGGGGACCGTCATCTTTGAAGACATAAGCATTGAGCAATTCGAAGGCACTGTTGTTAAAGTTATTCCCAAGGTTCCCACGAAAAACCAG AGTGACCCTCTGCCTGGGCGCATCAGTACGAGGATTGGTTTCTCTGAGAAGGAGCTTCCTTTTGGAGAGAAGGACACAAAGTCTAAGGTGACTCTTTTGGAAGGAGACCACATTCAGTTTAATATCTCCACTGACCGCAGGGACAAACTAGAGAGGGCTACAAACATCGAAATCCTCCCAGACACCTTCAACCTGACCAAGGAGACCCGTGAAAtg GGCGTGATTGCAGCCATTCGCGACGGCTTCGGCTTCATAAAGTGCGTGGATCGAGATGCCCGAATGTTCTTCCACTTCAGCGAGGTCCTGGAGGAGAGCCAACTGCACATCTCGGATGAAGTGGAGTTCACTGTTGTGCCTGTAGGTTCTGTTAAGCTTTTCACAAAA GATATGCTGTCTGCTCAGAGAAACCATGCGGTTCGCATTAAGAAGCTTCCCAAAGGGACAGTGTCTTTCCACACCCAGTCTGAGCAGAGGTTTGTGGGCGTCGTGGAGAAGGAAGTCGTGTCGGCCTCCAACAAGAACGCAAGCCCCACCAAGGGAAAGGAGAAG GAAGCTGAGGAGGGAGTGATTGCATATGAAGACTGTGGTGTGAAGCTCACTGTGCCATATCATGTCAAAGACCTGGAGGGAGGAAGTTTCCCTCAAGCTGGAGACAAG GTGGAGTTCTGCATCAATGAAGTGAAGCGAACGGGCCATCAGAGCGCAGTTTCCATCAGGGTTCTCAACCGCAACGCCTCCAACTCCAGACGACTGCATGGATTTGTTGCTGCACTGAAGGATAACTTTGGATTCATTGAGACAGCAAACCATGACCAGGAAGTTTTCTTTCACTACAG tgaaaTGTGTGGGGATGTGGATAATTTGGAGCTGGGTGACACGGTGGAATATACTCTCTCTAAGGGGAAAGGAAACAAAGTTAGTGCTGAAAAGGTTACCAAGGTGGCTGCAG tgAACGGTACTGGTGACGATGTTGGTGTGTCCGTGTTGGCGGGAAAAATCATCCGTCCCATCCGCAGCGTGGATCCCTCCCAGACTGAATACCAAGGACTCATTGAAGTGACTGAGGAAG GTGAAGACAAGGGGCAGAACTATCCCTTTGGAATCATGGGGATGACGAACAAGGCCGACTGCCTGCAGAAGGGGGAACATGTTAAGTTCCAAGTTTGCACCGTCACCCAGACTGGCCAGAAGATGGCGTGCAACGTTGTTCCTCAGCGCAGAGCTCCAGTGGAGTGCGTCAAGGACCAG TTTGGCTTCATTACGTACGAGGTCGGAGAGAGCAAGAAGCTGTTCTTCCACGTGAAAGAAGTGCAGGACGGCGTGGAGCTCCAGATTGGAGATGAGGTGGAGTTTTCCGTCGTCTTCAATCAACGCACCGCAAAATGTAGCGCCTGCAACGTACGCAGAGTTTG TGAGGGGCCCAAACCGGTGGCCACGCCGCGTCCCGACCGCCTGGTGAACCGATTGAAGAGCATCACTCTGGATGACGCCAGCGCTCCTCGTCTGGTCATCCTACGGCAGCCTCGGGGTCCCGACAATTCAAAG GGCTTCAGTGTGGAGCGGAAGACTCGGCAACCTGGAGTCATTGACTGA